One Aegilops tauschii subsp. strangulata cultivar AL8/78 chromosome 7, Aet v6.0, whole genome shotgun sequence genomic window carries:
- the LOC109750137 gene encoding uncharacterized protein: MAPPRSSKDKFFEKVINPYLSEVMKHPQAIEMREGVLHIRDVHGPKRTGSMEARLEALEQDIFKCQVMVEHGLNANHSMITEFTCDHMVDGRSMKDIVFTFNEQINFLQSQIYDLQNQVFEYETRFKGKKRFYMHPPVGP; encoded by the exons ATGGCTCCACCAAgatcctccaaggacaagttctttgagaaggtcatcaacccgtACTTGTCCGAGGTGATGAAGCACCCTCaagccattgagatgcgtgagggggtgctccACATCCGGGATGTTCATGGGCCCAAGAGGACGGGAAGCATGGAGGCCAGGCTCGAGGCGCTGGAACAAGACATCTTCAAGTGCCAAGTAATGGTGGAGCATGGACTCAACGCCAATCACTCCATGATCACGGAATTCACCTGTGATCACATGGTGGATGGCCGATctatgaaggacatcgtcttcaccttcAACGAGCAAATTAATTTTCTGCAAAGCCAAATCTATGATCTTCAAAACCAAGTTTTTGAGTATGAAacaaggtttaaag GCAAGAAGCGCTTCTACATGCATCCTCCTGTCGGTCCCTAA